Genomic DNA from Filimonas effusa:
CTTCCGCTGGTCTTATGCTACCGCATGAAATAACTGATGCCAGGCTGAAATAAATAAGATTGGTCTGGCATCAACCTATCCCGCTTTAACTTGCCTGCTTTAATGCTTTGTGTATATCATACGCTCATCCACGATGAAGCGGTTTATACTATACCTATACCCGCTTCAATAACACCAGCTTATACGCCGCTGCCAAAATCAGGTATGGCAGTTAACCCCTTCATACTGCCGGTATCCAGCCCAAACGTATAAGACCCGTTAGTAACGATAAGATAGCGGACATTTAAAGAAATATTATAACGCAGTATTTGCCCGGCCACATTTTCGCTCAGCGGCACATTCATTTCCTTGCATTCAACGATCATCCACGGCTTCGCTTCCCGGTATATCACTATATCACAACGCTTTTTCATTTCTCCGAGCGTGATCATTTTCTCTACCGCCATAACAGAAGTAGGATACCCTTTGGTTTGCGCCAGGTACTGAATAAAGTTTTGCCGTACCCATTCTTCAGGAGTCAATACCACCCAAATACGGCGCACTTCATCAAAGAGCAGCCGCTTTTCACCATCCAGGCGCGTTTTGAAATTATAATGTGGATACTCAATCCCTATCATGCGGCAAATGTAAGCCCATAGGCCCCGATTTCGTATATTTAGGGAATTTATTACAGATGAAAACGAAGCAAGAGATAGTAACCAATTGGCTGCCCCGGTATACAGGAGCAGAACTGGAACAATTCGGGAAATACATATTACTAACCAATTTCAGTAACTATGTACAGATGTTTGCAGACTGGCACGGAGTGCCTGTAATAGGCCGCGACCGTCCTTTTCAGTGCGCTACCGCAGATGGCATTACCATCATCAACTTTGGTATGGGCAGCCCCGGCGCAGCAACGGTAATGGACCTGTTATCCGCTATTGAACCACAGGCGGTATTATTCCTGGGTAAATGCGGCGGCTTAAAGAAAAGAAATAAACTGGGCGACCTTATATTACCCATTGCAGCTATACGCGGCGAAGGTACCTCCAGCGACTATTTCCCACCCGAAGTGCCCGCCATGCCGGCATTCGCACTTCAGAAAGCCATCTCCACCACCATACGCGACTACCAGGTAGATTATTGGACAGGCACTGTTTACACCACCAACAGGCGTGTATGGGAACATGATGAAGAGTTCAAGTCGTATCTCCAAAAGATAAGGGCTTATGCCATCGATATGGAAACGGCCACTATTTTCACTGTTGGCTTTTTCAATAAAATACCTACCGGCGCATTATTGCTGGTAAGCGATCAGCCCATGATCCCCGAAGGAGTGAAAACAGAGGCCAGCGACAAAGCCGTTACCGCAAAGTATGTAGACCGTCACCTGCGCATAGGCATCGACTCCCTGAAACAACTTATCAATGGCGGCTTAACAGTAAGACATTTAAGATTCTAACGATCATGCAGCCACTCCTCGACATACAGGACCTTACCGTTCATTTTTTGCAGAACGGGCAGCAAACGCCTGCGCTGCGAAACATTAACTTAACCATCAACAGGGGGGAGATAGTGGCATTGGTAGGAGAATCGGGCTCGGGCAAATCCGTGACTTCTTTATCTGTACTCCGTTTACTGGCTTCACCACCGGCGATGTTTTCGGGCGGACAAATCCTGTTTCATGATAACGGGCAAACAACTGATCTGCTGAAACGCCCGGAGGGCGCTATGCAGGAATTACGGGGCCAGAAAATAGCCATGATCTTCCAGGAGCCTATGACCTCCCTCAATCCTGTACATACCTGCGGGCACCAGGTAATGGAAGCGATACTGCAGCACAAAACCGTTACCCGTGAGCAGGCCCGCACTCAAACATTGGCATTGTTTGAAATGGTGAAGCTGCCCGACCCGCAGCGTATCTTCAAAAGCTACCCGCACCAGATCAGCGGCGGACAAAAGCAACGGGTGATGATAGCGATGGCCATGAGCTGTAATCCCAGCCTGCTCATCTGCGATGAACCTACCACCGCATTGGATGTAACAGTTCAAAAACGGGTATTACAACTCATCAGGGATTTGCAGATCGAACAGCAAATGGGTGTACTTTTTATCACGCACGACCTGGGAGTGGTATCCGAGATCGCCGACAAAATAGTGGTGATGTACCGGGGTAGTATTATAGAATCAGGCACCCGGGAACAGATCCTGCGTTCACCGGAACATCCTTACACCCGGGCCTTACTGGCCTGCCGTCCTGCTTTATACCCGCGCGGTACACGCCTGCCTGTGGTAAGCGATTTTCTGGAAGGCAGAATAACACATGCTGACAATAGCAATACAATACAGGAAATTTTACCGGCACCAGCCACTGAACAAAAGCCTTCAGGTATACTATCAGTTGCAAACCCGCCATCTCATCCCTTCCTCGAGGTAAAAGACCTGCACGTATGGTTTCCCACAAAGCATTCACTTTTAGGTAAGCCCCTGGCATATACCAAAGCAGTGAACGGCGTCAGCTTTTCGCTAAACCAGGGCGAGACCCTGGGACTGGTTGGCGAATCGGGATGCGGCAAAAGCACACTGGGGCGCAGTCTGCTGCGATTGGTAACACCTACCTCAGGTGATATCGTGTTCAAAGGCGAAAGTATCCTGCACAAGAAAGGCAGCGAAGCCAATGCCCTGAGCAAACAAATGCAGATCATATTCCAGGATCCCTACTCGTCTTTAAACCCACGGAAACGCATAGGCGAGGCCATAGCAGAACCGCTGCTGGTACATGGGATAGGCGACAATGCACAGCAACGTAAAGAAATGGCAGTAACGCTGCTCGAAAAAGTAGGCTTAAGTAACGAACACTATTATCGCTACCCGCACGAATTCAGTGGTGGCCAGCGGCAGCGGATAGTCATAGCCAGAGCCCTTGCCTTACGCCCTTCTTTCGTGGTATGTGATGAAAGCGTTTCGGCGCTGGATGTTAGCGTTCAGGCGCAAGTATTAAACCTGCTCAACGATCTGAAGAAAGAATTCGGTTTTACAGCCATCTTCATCTCGCACGACCTTTCCGTAGTAAAATACATCAGCGACCGCATCATGATCATGAACAAAGGCAGGATAGAAGAATCCGGCCCTTCAGAAGAAGTGTATCATCATCCCAAAAGCAGTTACACCCAACAGTTGATTGCTTCCATACCTGTTTTACATAAATAGCGGTTGACATAGTATTAATAAGTTACCCTTATAAAAGATAAATATGCTGCTTCCCAGGTTTTAAATAAAACAGGAAACAACATATTTGTTTAGGCTTTACTTATTTCCATTTGCTAATACTCTCATCCCCTTTTAAATAATTGGTACTATCATGGAGGTACAATATCCCCATATCCTCCTTCATCAGGCTGTTATGGCTGTCATATCTTTTTAACACCTCAAAAAAATCCTTCTTTTCATCATTGACATAAAAGTCAAAATAATAATCAA
This window encodes:
- a CDS encoding ABC transporter ATP-binding protein, which codes for MQPLLDIQDLTVHFLQNGQQTPALRNINLTINRGEIVALVGESGSGKSVTSLSVLRLLASPPAMFSGGQILFHDNGQTTDLLKRPEGAMQELRGQKIAMIFQEPMTSLNPVHTCGHQVMEAILQHKTVTREQARTQTLALFEMVKLPDPQRIFKSYPHQISGGQKQRVMIAMAMSCNPSLLICDEPTTALDVTVQKRVLQLIRDLQIEQQMGVLFITHDLGVVSEIADKIVVMYRGSIIESGTREQILRSPEHPYTRALLACRPALYPRGTRLPVVSDFLEGRITHADNSNTIQEILPAPATEQKPSGILSVANPPSHPFLEVKDLHVWFPTKHSLLGKPLAYTKAVNGVSFSLNQGETLGLVGESGCGKSTLGRSLLRLVTPTSGDIVFKGESILHKKGSEANALSKQMQIIFQDPYSSLNPRKRIGEAIAEPLLVHGIGDNAQQRKEMAVTLLEKVGLSNEHYYRYPHEFSGGQRQRIVIARALALRPSFVVCDESVSALDVSVQAQVLNLLNDLKKEFGFTAIFISHDLSVVKYISDRIMIMNKGRIEESGPSEEVYHHPKSSYTQQLIASIPVLHK
- a CDS encoding type I restriction enzyme HsdR N-terminal domain-containing protein; its protein translation is MIGIEYPHYNFKTRLDGEKRLLFDEVRRIWVVLTPEEWVRQNFIQYLAQTKGYPTSVMAVEKMITLGEMKKRCDIVIYREAKPWMIVECKEMNVPLSENVAGQILRYNISLNVRYLIVTNGSYTFGLDTGSMKGLTAIPDFGSGV
- a CDS encoding AMP nucleosidase; protein product: MKTKQEIVTNWLPRYTGAELEQFGKYILLTNFSNYVQMFADWHGVPVIGRDRPFQCATADGITIINFGMGSPGAATVMDLLSAIEPQAVLFLGKCGGLKKRNKLGDLILPIAAIRGEGTSSDYFPPEVPAMPAFALQKAISTTIRDYQVDYWTGTVYTTNRRVWEHDEEFKSYLQKIRAYAIDMETATIFTVGFFNKIPTGALLLVSDQPMIPEGVKTEASDKAVTAKYVDRHLRIGIDSLKQLINGGLTVRHLRF